One Halostella limicola genomic window carries:
- a CDS encoding DUF7563 family protein produces MPECQNCGSFVTDAYARVFTPRGVDDPRVCPDCKDKIRDGSDVRKARSPRNN; encoded by the coding sequence ATGCCGGAGTGCCAGAACTGCGGGTCGTTCGTCACGGATGCGTACGCACGAGTATTCACGCCGCGTGGCGTCGACGACCCGCGCGTCTGCCCGGACTGCAAGGACAAGATCCGCGACGGGAGCGACGTCCGCAAGGCCCGCTCCCCGCGGAACAACTGA
- a CDS encoding M48 family metallopeptidase, with translation MRRPFRGTHGLRARTAVAAVLVCVANLAFVMLALELVAFFLEMVVVELLVVPDWTSVGNDVIGFAAFLRETAFWRSPAVVPLTAAFMLAQYEYVSRRPLGTPAATRAAADDRDSQTRLTRLVKQVGTPAPEVLVADKPRPNSYAVGRKGNATVVVTRPLLDALDDDELDAVLAHELAHVTNRDATVMTMAVAPVRLARAAGTSLDRTVYWTGATCYAVGMFGTVLVTIGTLGLLIYRAATTVYDAVVGVLPVVGPGPVLPAAVADPVVAGARTVAATTFDGIVNVGAVLLLFAVFAVPPLAAVAVYYVALGPVPRLLARYREFAADRAAARITGDPAALASALATLSPDDRPDEDYRRAGAVGELCLLPGGIGDEAEVGPIRAYVAEELPRLERLLRAIPVGAVAHPETDERVERLRALAREQAA, from the coding sequence ATGCGACGACCGTTTCGGGGGACTCACGGTCTGCGGGCGCGGACGGCCGTCGCCGCCGTCCTCGTCTGCGTCGCGAACCTCGCGTTCGTGATGCTCGCGCTCGAACTCGTCGCGTTCTTCCTGGAGATGGTGGTCGTCGAACTGCTCGTCGTTCCCGACTGGACGAGCGTCGGTAACGACGTCATCGGGTTCGCGGCGTTCCTGCGCGAGACGGCGTTCTGGCGGTCGCCCGCGGTCGTCCCGCTGACGGCGGCATTCATGCTCGCGCAGTACGAGTACGTCAGCCGTCGACCGCTCGGAACGCCGGCGGCCACCCGGGCGGCGGCGGACGACCGCGACTCGCAGACGCGGCTCACGCGCCTCGTCAAGCAGGTCGGGACGCCGGCCCCGGAGGTACTCGTCGCGGACAAGCCCCGGCCGAACAGCTACGCTGTCGGCCGGAAGGGGAACGCGACCGTCGTCGTCACACGCCCGCTGCTCGACGCGCTCGACGACGACGAACTCGACGCGGTGCTGGCGCACGAACTCGCCCACGTGACCAACCGGGACGCGACGGTGATGACGATGGCCGTCGCCCCGGTGCGCCTCGCGCGGGCCGCCGGAACTTCCCTCGACCGGACGGTCTACTGGACGGGCGCGACCTGCTACGCCGTGGGGATGTTCGGTACGGTCCTCGTGACGATCGGTACCCTGGGACTCCTGATCTATCGAGCGGCCACAACTGTCTACGACGCCGTCGTCGGCGTCCTCCCGGTGGTCGGTCCCGGTCCCGTCCTGCCGGCGGCGGTCGCGGACCCCGTCGTCGCGGGAGCGAGGACCGTCGCCGCTACTACGTTCGACGGCATCGTCAACGTCGGCGCCGTCCTCCTCCTGTTCGCGGTCTTCGCCGTTCCGCCGCTCGCGGCGGTCGCCGTTTACTACGTCGCTCTTGGGCCGGTCCCGCGACTCCTCGCGCGGTACCGGGAGTTCGCGGCGGACCGCGCTGCGGCGCGGATCACCGGCGACCCCGCGGCGCTCGCGAGCGCGCTCGCGACCCTCTCGCCCGACGACCGGCCGGACGAGGACTACCGCCGCGCGGGCGCGGTCGGGGAGCTATGCCTGCTCCCGGGCGGGATCGGCGACGAGGCCGAGGTCGGACCGATCCGCGCGTACGTCGCCGAGGAACTGCCGCGACTGGAGCGGCTGCTTCGCGCGATCCCCGTCGGCGCGGTCGCGCATCCGGAGACGGACGAGCGGGTCGAACGCCTGCGCGCGCTGGCGAGGGAGCAAGCGGCGTAG
- a CDS encoding mechanosensitive ion channel family protein: MYSQLLVQETAVLQLRSIPGFLQDVIAQILAFLPRLVAAVVILLIGWIVGRLLGGVVRRATDAAGVDEQARGTPLGRIAGDSTDPVSSFLGTITAWFVYALALLAAADALAIPLLSRWLTTAVSYLPALVGGLLVIVLGFIIADFIGDAIERTRAATHTAYTKWFATGTRLFLYFTAVVIGLSTMGIDVSILFIFARALAYGLAAALAIGGGVALGWGGKDFVAQNIDRWAGQAKRQTPEPGPESSPSDD; the protein is encoded by the coding sequence ATGTACAGTCAACTGCTCGTCCAAGAAACGGCCGTCCTGCAGCTGCGGTCCATCCCCGGATTCCTGCAGGACGTGATCGCACAGATACTGGCGTTCCTCCCGCGACTCGTCGCCGCGGTCGTCATCCTCCTGATCGGGTGGATCGTCGGCCGCCTGCTCGGGGGAGTGGTGCGGCGCGCAACGGACGCCGCCGGCGTCGACGAACAGGCGCGCGGAACGCCGCTCGGCCGCATCGCCGGCGACTCGACCGACCCGGTGTCGTCGTTCCTCGGAACGATCACTGCCTGGTTCGTGTACGCTCTGGCACTGCTCGCCGCGGCGGACGCGCTGGCCATCCCGCTGCTGTCGCGGTGGCTCACGACCGCGGTGTCGTACCTGCCCGCGCTGGTGGGCGGTCTCCTCGTCATCGTGCTCGGCTTCATCATCGCCGACTTCATCGGCGACGCGATAGAGCGCACCCGCGCGGCGACGCACACGGCGTACACGAAGTGGTTCGCCACGGGAACGCGGCTGTTCCTCTACTTCACCGCCGTCGTCATCGGCCTCAGCACGATGGGGATCGACGTCTCCATCCTGTTCATCTTCGCCAGAGCGCTGGCGTACGGTCTCGCGGCGGCACTCGCCATCGGCGGCGGCGTCGCCCTCGGCTGGGGCGGTAAGGACTTCGTCGCGCAGAACATCGACCGCTGGGCCGGCCAGGCGAAGCGGCAGACGCCCGAACCGGGGCCCGAGAGCAGTCCGAGCGACGACTGA
- a CDS encoding M20 family metallopeptidase, producing MDEVTDLTRELVSIPSHESEAAAGDAVEDWLRAETDADVRRDDAGNVTARKGSGDASLALVGHHDVVPPDEVQVASDESYVVEERDGRIYGRGAADMKGAVAAAMCAFRDATPADGLELVFASFVGEEVGGEGARHAIDAGFAPDYAVVGEGSTGYSAPGVTDVAVAHKGRRGSTIAARGEAAHASEAEAGVNAVYRACDAVEVVRETDAPAVEIAGERVEGSVVVTEIDGGSAWNVVPESCEATVDERTVPGERAPLERVESVAGVEWTVDQDLPPMRCGDEAFAAAVVAAAREAQDGDPERVVKPHATDAGWLSEAGVECVVCGPAEPGEAHTADESVGVDVLERCYRIYRGSAERGPR from the coding sequence ATGGACGAGGTCACCGACCTCACGCGCGAGCTCGTTTCGATCCCGTCTCACGAAAGCGAGGCGGCCGCGGGCGACGCCGTCGAGGACTGGCTCCGTGCCGAGACGGACGCCGACGTGCGCCGCGACGACGCCGGTAACGTGACCGCCCGAAAGGGGAGCGGCGACGCGTCGCTGGCGCTCGTCGGCCACCACGACGTCGTGCCGCCGGACGAGGTGCAGGTGGCGTCGGACGAGTCGTACGTCGTCGAGGAGCGCGACGGCCGGATCTACGGCCGCGGTGCAGCGGACATGAAGGGGGCGGTCGCCGCCGCGATGTGCGCCTTCCGGGACGCGACCCCGGCAGACGGTCTCGAACTCGTCTTCGCCAGCTTCGTCGGCGAGGAGGTCGGCGGCGAGGGCGCTCGGCACGCTATCGACGCGGGGTTCGCCCCGGACTACGCCGTCGTCGGCGAGGGGTCGACGGGCTACTCCGCGCCGGGCGTGACCGACGTGGCCGTCGCGCACAAGGGCCGCCGGGGATCCACGATCGCTGCCCGGGGCGAGGCGGCCCACGCCAGCGAGGCGGAGGCGGGAGTAAACGCCGTCTACCGCGCCTGCGACGCCGTCGAGGTAGTCCGGGAAACGGACGCACCGGCGGTCGAGATCGCCGGCGAACGCGTCGAGGGGAGCGTGGTCGTCACCGAGATCGACGGCGGGTCGGCGTGGAACGTGGTGCCTGAGTCCTGCGAGGCGACCGTCGACGAGCGGACCGTGCCGGGCGAGCGCGCGCCCCTCGAACGCGTCGAGTCGGTCGCGGGCGTCGAGTGGACCGTCGACCAGGACCTCCCGCCGATGCGCTGCGGCGACGAGGCGTTCGCCGCGGCGGTCGTCGCGGCCGCGCGCGAGGCGCAGGACGGCGACCCGGAACGCGTCGTCAAGCCCCACGCGACCGACGCGGGCTGGCTCTCCGAGGCGGGCGTCGAGTGCGTCGTCTGCGGCCCGGCGGAACCCGGCGAGGCGCACACCGCCGACGAGAGCGTCGGAGTCGACGTGCTGGAGCGGTGTTACCGGATCTACCGAGGGAGCGCGGAGCGCGGGCCGCGGTGA
- a CDS encoding hemolysin family protein: MTVPLQFGVEVTTRTITIGGSAAVAVLIALSGFFSSTEIAMFSLADHKVEAMVAEGLPNAALVRDLKADPHRLLVTILVGNNVVNIAMASISTTVLALHFPPAESVLISTFGITALVLLFGESAPKSYAVEHTDTWSRRVARPLKLAEYAMYPLIVLFDRLTRVVNRLTGSTAAIETPYVTRTELQRLIETGEREGVIEEQERELLLGIFQFRNRIAKEVMRSRLDVTAVEAEASVAEAIDVCVDEGHDRLPVYEGTLDSVVGVVELPDLIRAHRDGTAATAGEIAEPALHVPETKDVDELLVEMREDRRRVAIVIDEFGTTQGIVTLADIVEEIVGEMLEEAERPAIEMIDDRTARVRGDVNVHEINEELDVSIPEGEEFETIAGFVYGRLGRVPDEGDAVEHEGVRIEVERMDNARVRTLRVTKPESAGTDGTPSAEEEGEQ, translated from the coding sequence ATGACCGTCCCGCTGCAGTTCGGAGTCGAGGTCACGACGCGAACGATAACGATCGGCGGGAGCGCGGCCGTGGCGGTCCTCATCGCCCTCTCCGGCTTCTTCTCCTCCACGGAGATCGCCATGTTCTCGCTCGCGGACCACAAGGTCGAGGCGATGGTGGCCGAGGGGCTCCCCAACGCCGCCCTCGTCCGCGACCTGAAGGCCGACCCGCACCGCCTGCTCGTGACGATCCTCGTCGGCAACAACGTCGTCAACATCGCGATGGCCTCCATCTCGACGACGGTCCTCGCGCTGCACTTCCCGCCGGCGGAGTCCGTGCTGATCTCCACGTTCGGGATCACCGCGCTCGTCCTGCTGTTCGGCGAGAGCGCCCCGAAGTCCTACGCCGTCGAGCACACGGACACGTGGTCGCGGCGGGTCGCGCGGCCGCTGAAGCTCGCGGAGTACGCGATGTACCCGCTGATCGTTCTCTTCGACCGCCTCACGCGGGTCGTCAACCGGCTGACCGGCTCCACGGCCGCGATCGAGACGCCGTACGTCACCCGCACCGAGCTACAGCGGCTGATCGAGACGGGCGAGCGCGAGGGCGTCATCGAGGAGCAGGAGCGGGAGCTCCTGCTCGGGATCTTCCAGTTCCGGAACCGCATCGCCAAGGAGGTGATGCGCTCCCGGCTGGACGTGACCGCCGTCGAGGCCGAGGCGAGCGTCGCCGAGGCCATCGACGTCTGCGTCGACGAGGGCCACGACAGGCTCCCGGTGTACGAGGGCACGCTCGACAGCGTCGTCGGCGTCGTCGAGCTTCCGGACCTGATCCGCGCGCACCGAGACGGGACGGCGGCGACAGCGGGTGAGATCGCCGAACCGGCGCTGCACGTCCCCGAGACGAAGGACGTGGACGAACTGCTGGTGGAGATGCGCGAGGACCGCCGGCGCGTGGCGATCGTGATAGACGAGTTCGGCACGACCCAGGGGATCGTCACGCTAGCGGACATCGTCGAGGAGATCGTCGGCGAGATGCTGGAGGAGGCTGAACGCCCGGCGATCGAGATGATCGACGACCGGACCGCGCGCGTCCGGGGCGACGTGAACGTCCACGAGATCAACGAGGAACTCGACGTGTCGATACCCGAGGGCGAGGAGTTCGAGACTATCGCGGGGTTCGTCTACGGTCGCCTCGGCCGGGTGCCCGACGAGGGCGACGCGGTCGAGCACGAGGGGGTCCGCATCGAGGTCGAGCGGATGGACAACGCGCGGGTCCGGACCCTGCGGGTGACGAAGCCGGAATCGGCGGGAACGGACGGAACGCCGAGCGCGGAGGAAGAGGGGGAGCAGTGA
- a CDS encoding alpha/beta hydrolase, giving the protein MSEESLPLTHVSQPPEAGDGPAPAVVVLHGRGTNERDLLPIADELPGELHVLSVRAPDRLQGGYTWYDLDLSEGGLHASQPDPEGFERSLRLVHEFVDAAVDEYGLDADRVGLLGFSQGAITGLSALVERPGAYDWAVALNGYLAAAHEDDADAAAGKPVFVGAGQMDQVIPVERAERAAELLDEAGADVTFQKYPVGHGTTPQEVRDVAAWVDERL; this is encoded by the coding sequence ATGTCCGAGGAGTCGTTACCCCTCACCCACGTCAGTCAGCCGCCGGAGGCGGGCGACGGTCCGGCCCCCGCGGTCGTCGTCCTGCACGGCCGCGGGACGAACGAGCGGGACCTGCTGCCCATCGCCGACGAACTTCCGGGCGAACTCCACGTCCTGAGCGTTCGCGCGCCGGACCGGCTTCAGGGCGGGTACACCTGGTACGACCTCGACCTCTCGGAGGGCGGCCTCCACGCCAGCCAGCCCGACCCCGAGGGGTTCGAGCGGAGCCTCAGACTGGTCCACGAGTTCGTCGACGCGGCCGTCGACGAGTACGGCCTCGACGCCGACCGGGTCGGCCTGCTCGGGTTCAGTCAGGGGGCGATCACCGGCCTCTCGGCGCTCGTCGAGCGGCCCGGCGCCTACGACTGGGCGGTCGCGCTCAACGGCTATCTCGCGGCGGCACACGAGGACGACGCGGACGCGGCCGCCGGGAAACCCGTCTTCGTCGGCGCGGGGCAGATGGACCAGGTCATCCCCGTCGAGCGGGCAGAGCGGGCGGCGGAGCTGCTTGATGAGGCTGGTGCTGACGTCACCTTTCAGAAGTACCCCGTCGGCCACGGGACGACGCCGCAGGAGGTCCGCGACGTGGCCGCCTGGGTGGACGAGCGGCTGTAG
- a CDS encoding HVO_0416 family zinc finger protein, with translation MASAPDDSGDDVFDQFLSQHGHETERVDWETTYNKKQCPECGGIHDTSATECSVCGWGPAE, from the coding sequence ATGGCATCAGCACCCGACGACTCCGGCGACGACGTTTTCGACCAGTTCCTCTCGCAGCACGGTCACGAAACGGAGCGAGTAGACTGGGAGACGACGTATAACAAGAAGCAGTGTCCGGAGTGCGGCGGGATTCACGACACCTCGGCGACGGAGTGTTCGGTCTGCGGTTGGGGTCCGGCCGAGTGA
- a CDS encoding carboxypeptidase M32 encodes MATEAAADDVSDTYEQFLAEVQRITNIGNAQGVLNWDQEVMMPEDGTPARSQQLSALSAVSHELLTDDEMGEYLDELEDADLDEEQAAVVREVRRKYDRATKVPTELVEEISRTTSEALPKWEQAKEEDDFSVFAPVLEDLVELKREYAEHIDPDADPYAVLFAEYEPYLDLETAEETLTRLREELVPLIDDIRESDADLALDAFSGEFDVDTQEELARDVLDELGYDWDRGRLDTAPHPFSTGTQFDARVTTRFDEADPLGALTSTIHEFGHATYTLGLPDDHYGTPLGESRDLSVHESQSRLWENHVGRSEAFWERFLPAMKERFPQIDDVTPAEAYEAANQVYEDNLIRVEADELTYHMHIVVRFEIERELIEGDLDVEDVPERWNDKYEEYLGIRPGTDAEGCLQDIHWSHGSFGYFPTYSLGSVLAAQLYAHAEEDIDDLEGKIRDGEFEPLHEWLTENVHRHGAKYTTPDLIEEATGEAFTADYFLDYVTEKYDELYEL; translated from the coding sequence ATGGCTACCGAAGCAGCCGCCGACGACGTCTCCGACACGTACGAGCAGTTCCTCGCGGAGGTACAGCGGATCACGAACATCGGCAACGCCCAGGGCGTCCTCAACTGGGACCAGGAAGTGATGATGCCCGAGGACGGCACGCCGGCCCGGTCGCAGCAGCTCTCCGCGCTCTCCGCCGTGAGCCACGAGCTGCTCACCGACGACGAGATGGGCGAGTACCTGGACGAACTGGAGGACGCCGACCTGGACGAGGAGCAGGCCGCCGTCGTCCGCGAGGTCCGCCGGAAGTACGACCGCGCGACGAAGGTGCCGACCGAACTGGTCGAGGAGATCTCCCGCACTACCTCCGAGGCCCTGCCGAAGTGGGAGCAGGCGAAGGAGGAGGACGACTTCTCGGTCTTCGCACCGGTGCTCGAAGATCTGGTCGAGCTGAAGCGGGAGTACGCCGAGCACATCGACCCCGACGCCGACCCGTACGCCGTCCTCTTCGCCGAGTACGAGCCGTACCTCGACCTCGAAACCGCGGAGGAGACGCTGACCCGGCTCCGCGAGGAGCTCGTCCCGCTGATCGACGACATCCGCGAGTCCGACGCGGACCTCGCGCTCGACGCCTTCTCCGGCGAGTTCGACGTCGACACGCAGGAGGAGCTGGCCCGCGACGTGCTCGACGAGCTCGGCTACGACTGGGACCGCGGCCGCCTCGACACCGCGCCGCACCCGTTCTCGACCGGGACGCAGTTCGACGCGCGCGTCACGACGCGCTTCGACGAGGCGGACCCGCTCGGGGCGCTTACCTCCACGATCCACGAGTTCGGGCACGCCACCTACACCCTCGGCCTGCCGGACGACCACTACGGCACGCCGCTGGGCGAGTCCCGCGACCTCTCCGTCCACGAGTCGCAGTCCCGGCTCTGGGAGAACCACGTCGGCCGATCCGAGGCGTTCTGGGAGCGGTTCCTCCCCGCGATGAAGGAGCGCTTCCCGCAGATCGACGACGTGACGCCGGCAGAGGCCTACGAGGCCGCCAACCAGGTGTACGAGGACAACCTGATCCGCGTCGAGGCGGACGAGCTCACCTACCACATGCACATCGTCGTCCGCTTCGAGATCGAGCGCGAGCTCATCGAGGGCGACCTCGACGTCGAGGACGTGCCCGAGCGGTGGAATGACAAGTACGAGGAGTACCTCGGCATCCGCCCGGGGACCGACGCCGAGGGCTGTCTGCAGGACATCCACTGGAGCCACGGGAGCTTCGGCTACTTCCCGACGTACTCGCTGGGCAGCGTCCTCGCCGCGCAGCTGTACGCCCACGCCGAGGAGGACATCGACGACCTGGAGGGGAAGATCCGCGACGGCGAGTTCGAGCCGCTGCACGAGTGGCTGACCGAGAACGTCCACCGCCACGGCGCGAAGTACACGACGCCGGACCTCATCGAGGAGGCCACCGGCGAGGCGTTCACCGCCGACTACTTCCTCGACTACGTCACCGAGAAGTACGACGAGCTGTACGAGCTGTAG
- the ubaA gene encoding SAMP-activating enzyme E1, translating to MSDLNLDGTQLDRYSRHIIMDEVGPEGQQRLLDASVLVVGAGGLGSPVIQYLAAAGVGRLGIADDDVVERSNLQRQIVHGDGDVGRPKAESAVDYVEQLNPDVDAVPHETRVTSDTVADLVDGYDFVVDASDNFQTRYLVNDYCTLEGVPFSHGAIFRFEGQVTTFPGDDDSPCYRCLFPEAPPEGTVPDCATTGVLGVLPGTVGCIQATELVKLVIGKGETLDGRVLMYDAMDMTFDEVPLRKNPDCPVCGDDPAIESVSDVEYAETCSIAAD from the coding sequence ATGAGCGACCTGAACCTCGACGGGACGCAACTCGACCGCTACTCCCGGCACATCATCATGGACGAGGTCGGCCCGGAGGGGCAACAGCGCCTCCTCGACGCCTCGGTCCTCGTCGTCGGCGCCGGCGGCCTCGGGTCGCCCGTCATCCAGTACCTCGCGGCGGCGGGCGTGGGCCGTCTGGGCATCGCGGACGACGACGTCGTCGAGCGCAGCAACCTCCAGCGCCAGATCGTCCACGGCGACGGCGACGTGGGCCGTCCGAAGGCGGAAAGCGCGGTCGACTACGTCGAGCAACTGAACCCGGACGTCGACGCCGTCCCGCACGAGACGCGGGTGACCAGCGACACCGTCGCCGACCTCGTCGACGGCTACGACTTCGTGGTCGACGCCAGCGACAACTTCCAGACGCGCTACCTCGTCAACGACTACTGCACGCTCGAAGGCGTACCCTTCTCCCACGGCGCCATCTTCCGGTTCGAGGGGCAGGTGACGACGTTCCCCGGCGACGACGACTCGCCCTGTTACCGCTGCCTGTTCCCCGAGGCCCCGCCGGAGGGAACCGTGCCCGACTGCGCGACGACCGGGGTGCTCGGGGTCCTCCCCGGCACGGTCGGCTGCATCCAGGCGACCGAACTCGTGAAGCTCGTCATCGGGAAGGGCGAGACGCTCGACGGCCGCGTGCTGATGTACGACGCGATGGACATGACCTTCGACGAGGTGCCGCTCAGGAAGAACCCGGACTGCCCGGTCTGCGGCGACGACCCCGCCATCGAGTCCGTCAGCGACGTGGAGTACGCCGAGACCTGCTCTATCGCCGCGGACTGA
- a CDS encoding rhodanese-like domain-containing protein — MVEEITPAELQERLADGDDVQVVDIRPAAAFEEGHIPGAENVPFPEFTSAVEERDWGDDVVVACPIGQSSVQAGRLLESHENVGPETTVASLAGGYDEWDGDLEEA; from the coding sequence ATGGTCGAGGAGATCACGCCAGCGGAACTGCAGGAGCGACTGGCCGACGGCGACGACGTGCAGGTCGTCGACATCCGCCCCGCGGCGGCCTTCGAGGAGGGGCACATCCCCGGCGCGGAGAACGTCCCGTTCCCCGAGTTCACGTCGGCGGTCGAGGAGCGCGACTGGGGCGACGACGTCGTGGTCGCCTGTCCGATCGGACAGAGCTCCGTGCAGGCGGGACGCCTGCTCGAATCGCACGAGAACGTGGGGCCGGAGACGACGGTCGCCTCGCTCGCCGGCGGCTACGACGAGTGGGACGGGGACCTGGAGGAGGCATGA
- a CDS encoding cobalamin-binding protein → MNVVTLLPSATEIAYALGIEPVGVSHECDYPPDAAEKPAMNRSRVDPEASSEAINEQVVEAERDHGGVYEIDVEALDAADPDLVVTQGICDVCAVDEVLVERAVDRIDADPEILTSDPHSLADLYDDVRRIGAATGREERAAELVTDLQARVRAVEERASEAESTPRVAVLDWTDPVMVAGHWVPELVEIAGGEYGMADPGDRSRPREFAEVREYDPEVLVAAPCGFGLDRTIANAGELTDRDGWDDLTAVRDGRAYAMDGHHYMNRPGPRLVDSLEHLAGLVHPDLFDAPPESVATAFPSATATRR, encoded by the coding sequence ATGAACGTCGTCACGCTCCTCCCCTCGGCGACCGAGATCGCGTACGCGCTCGGGATCGAGCCGGTCGGCGTCTCCCACGAGTGCGACTACCCGCCCGACGCGGCCGAGAAGCCGGCGATGAACCGCTCGCGGGTCGACCCCGAGGCCAGCAGCGAGGCGATCAACGAGCAGGTGGTCGAGGCGGAGCGCGACCACGGCGGCGTCTACGAGATCGACGTCGAGGCGCTCGACGCCGCCGACCCCGACCTCGTCGTCACGCAGGGGATCTGCGACGTCTGCGCCGTCGACGAGGTGCTCGTGGAGCGCGCGGTCGACCGGATCGACGCCGACCCGGAGATACTCACCAGCGACCCGCACAGTTTAGCCGACCTCTACGACGACGTCCGCCGGATCGGCGCGGCGACCGGGCGCGAGGAGCGCGCCGCGGAACTCGTGACCGACCTGCAGGCGCGCGTCCGCGCCGTCGAGGAGCGCGCGAGCGAGGCCGAATCGACCCCACGGGTCGCGGTGCTCGACTGGACCGATCCCGTGATGGTGGCGGGCCACTGGGTCCCCGAACTGGTCGAGATCGCCGGCGGGGAGTACGGCATGGCCGACCCCGGTGACCGGTCGCGCCCCCGCGAGTTCGCCGAGGTCCGCGAGTACGACCCCGAGGTGCTGGTGGCCGCCCCCTGCGGGTTCGGACTGGACCGGACGATAGCGAACGCCGGCGAACTCACCGACAGAGACGGGTGGGACGACCTGACGGCGGTGCGGGACGGCCGGGCGTACGCGATGGACGGCCACCACTACATGAACCGGCCGGGGCCGCGGCTGGTCGACTCGCTTGAACACCTCGCCGGACTGGTCCATCCGGACCTGTTCGACGCGCCGCCGGAGAGCGTCGCGACGGCGTTCCCCTCGGCGACAGCGACCCGGCGATGA
- a CDS encoding desampylase: MTDDWAASGDATDDLVFSGGAYDRVLDHARDGAPLEICGVLGGTTGGSGGESDAGERRVETALPVENVADRPRTRYELDPAEQLERIEAIEDGGGEVVGFYHSHPTGPAGPSATDRAQATWPGASYVIVDLRDERVGAWRWTGEAFREEAVRVERD, translated from the coding sequence ATGACCGACGACTGGGCGGCGTCCGGCGACGCGACCGACGACCTCGTTTTCTCGGGCGGCGCGTACGACCGGGTGCTCGACCACGCCCGCGACGGCGCGCCTCTGGAGATCTGTGGCGTGCTGGGCGGAACGACGGGCGGTTCGGGAGGCGAAAGCGACGCCGGCGAGCGCCGCGTCGAGACCGCGCTCCCGGTCGAGAACGTCGCCGACAGACCGCGGACGCGGTACGAACTCGACCCGGCCGAGCAACTGGAGCGGATCGAGGCGATAGAGGACGGGGGCGGCGAGGTAGTCGGCTTCTACCACTCGCACCCGACGGGGCCGGCGGGACCGTCCGCGACCGACCGCGCGCAGGCGACGTGGCCGGGCGCGTCGTACGTCATCGTCGACCTGCGCGACGAGCGCGTCGGGGCGTGGCGCTGGACCGGCGAGGCGTTCAGGGAGGAGGCGGTTCGCGTGGAGCGCGACTGA